One genomic region from Ptychodera flava strain L36383 chromosome 14, AS_Pfla_20210202, whole genome shotgun sequence encodes:
- the LOC139150348 gene encoding uncharacterized protein: protein MDFRVISANRYNVIIILFVIIQMVRVAESTVCTEDSDCSEYWYLGLTRCCVVYGIGTCCDEDTWRDNGGDDLGEDVKDAFEFGLNLILGIVFGTIALIIVIIIICVVACVCCSKSSGRTTTTVSHNQVGMAPVQTTQTVSTGATYGGAVQQPPAYPAQQTTTGAYQPPPPPVYLSKN, encoded by the exons ATGGATTTCAGAGTCATCTCAGCGAACCGTTACAATGTCATAATAATTCTGTTTGTTATCATCCAAATGGTTCGAGTAGCAG AATCGACGGTGTGTACGGAAGATTCAGACTGTTCAGAATATTGGTATTTAGGCCTGACCCGTTGCTGCGTGGTCTACGGCATAGGTACTTGCTGTGACGAAGACACGTGGCGGGATAATGGAGGTGACGATTTAGGGGAGGACGTAAAGGACGCCTTTGAGTTCGG ATTGAATCTCATTCTCGGCATTGTGTTCGGAACCATCGCTTtgatcattgtcatcatcataatcTGTGTTGTTGCATGTGTTTGCTGCAGTAAGTCTAGTGGACGTACAACAACAACTGTCTCAC aCAACCAAGTTGGGATGGCACCGGTCCAAACGACGCAAACTGTTTCCACCGGTGCGACATATGGTGGCGCTGTACAACAGCCTCCAGCGTATCCGGCCCAGCAAACTACGACAGGTGCATATCAACCACCACCACCTCCGGTATACCTGAGTAAAAACTAA